The nucleotide window cgtcgtccatGTGAAAGGACCGAGATAGCACTTCCTGCTCCGAGAGTACAGAggccgccccctcctcctcctcgcccgcgttCCACCCCGGGCACTCGCGGATGCACACGAAGCACGTGCGCTCCCCGCAGCCCAGGCACTCGGCGAAGGAGTCCAGATCAGATTTTTTGGTcggccggcggtggcatATGTGGCACGGCGACAGCAGGGCAGCACCGCCTGTCGCGGCAAGCCGTGCgggtagtagtagtagttgttgttgttgttgcgaGTGTATGGACGGCGTCTTGTTCCCAAGGGAACGCTGATCTTGTAGTATTCTGTGTggtggcgagggccgccgccggtgagcGAGCGGGACTGTGGCCGCCGAATGGTCGTGTAGGTAGTGCACCACTTCCTcctcgttctcgtcctcgtcggcggcggataTCCTAGCCCGCTTCGCCAGAGGCATTATCTTGCGTGGCGACAAGTCTTCCTCCGGATGGTTCAGGAGGTAGATGTCGGGCGCTTGCTTTTCCGCGTCGTAGAGTCGGtacatgccgccgtcgccttcctcCCGCCTCCGCTTGTGGCTCAGGTGGAGGCTGTCATCGTCGCGGCTGCCCACAAATGGCATGGTGATGCCGCCCCTCGGGGGGCGAGGCGAAAGCGAGCGcagggtaggtaggtagtatgAAATTCCCCCTCGGGCCGCGGTccagccgacgaggaggtcgTGCGTGGCAAACCCGTATCGACGCTCACTCAGCAATCAGAAAACCGGCATGTCGAAGTGCTAGAACGCCGAGCAGATGCGTTTCGGTGGCTGCAGAGCGGTTGGGTGAAGGAGAGAGTGGGTGAATGAGACAGAGAGGTTCATGGTGGTCAGATAGAGATGCCATCAGAAACACGTCGGACGGCATTCGTTTGGTCCGAAGTAGGGGCGGCCAGGTGACCCGCCAAGGCCACCTGCAGTGGAGTCCAGGGTGCCAGCGCAGGCAGCTGAAGGCCAAGGTGTGGGGAGCCGAGCCCGCTAATGAGGGACTGTTTCAGCGGACCAACGTGCTGTGCTACGTCCACTAATTACGCACCTActtgcctacctacctagtacctagtactagGGGGCCTACCTGGATGCCTTGGCCCCCGACAGTGTCTACAGCCGGTGCGGCGCAACCTCCAGCTGGAAACCCCTCAGGTCATATCACCACCAACCAGCCcgcctggcggcgggcaacaGGTTGCTCCGGATCCTGAAAGTATACCACCTCCCTAGAGTGGACGGCTGTAGAAGATCACACCTCCTTTACCTCTTTGGCGAGTTGCGTATCTTATTGGCAAAGTCAGTGCCAGTTCCCCGTACTAACGCAAGCAGGGAACATTCAACCCATTGTCGGCGTGAAACCCAAATTCGAAGCTGCTTCCAACGCAGGTATTGAAAAATGTTCGTCTGATTTACACTCTACCATCCGCCACTCGCATCTTTTGGTAAACCACGGACCCTCCTTCGTTCTACCTGCCTCCGCCAACAAAGGAACTGTTTCTAGGGGGGGAGACTAGTATACATGACAAGACGTTGCGGCCGGCCCCCTGTGCTTAGCGGCGCACCTTGGTCTCCGCCGGGGGGTCATAGGCCAGCTTCCTCGACTTCAGCCACGCCCACTTGTGTCGCTTGACGTAGACGCTGATGGCCCAGAGGACCGAGGAGACAACCAGAACCTTCATGCCCATCTTCTTGCGATCGTCCATCTCGGGCTCCGCAGCCCAGTTGAGGaactcgacgacgtccttggccatctgcgatgtcgaggcgggggtgccgtcctcgtactcgacgaggccatcgtaCAGGACACGGGCCATGCCAATGCCGGTGCCGGGGAAGTAAGGGTTGAAGTTCATGCCGGGGGCGACCTGGGCGCCGGCAGGGGGCTCCTCGGGGTAGCCGGTCAGCAGGCTGAAGATGTAGTCGCAGCCACCGTGGCGGCCCTTGACGATCAAGCTCAGGTCCGGGGGCAGGGCGCCGTTGTTGGCGAACCGGGCAGCCTCCTCGTTCTTGTAGGGCGCAGGGATATAGTCGGCGAGCTTGCCGGGGCGCATCTGGATCTCGCCCTGCTCATCCGGCTCACCGGGGTACTCgttctcctcggccatggccttggcctcatCGACGGTCAGGACGGTGCCGACCAATGACCGATAGGGGATTCGGTCCAGGGAgtggcagctggcgcagACTTCGCGGTAGACCTGGAAACCTCGGCGGAGACTGTCTAGTGTAAGCAAAGGGTCGTGTCCACGCctcgcgagggcggccatgtcCTTACGCCTGGTGGTCAAAGGTCTTGAACCATTGCTGATGAACCCAAGGGTAGTGCGTGGCGTGCAGGCTGTGGGAATCGTTAGCCATCTGGGCCCATCGTGCTGGCGAGATGGTTGCCGCGGTTTATGCCGCACGCGTGGAGCGTGAGCAGCGTAATGCGAACCACCATCCCCCTGGTGTCCTCGGAGAATTGCACGTACCCCTCCTCGGCAGGCGTAGCAGCGTGAGCGACGGGTCCGTAAAGATGATAGTACCAAGCCagggagccggcggcgacggtggtcGAGGCGATGGCAGCGAAGTTCAATCGCGCAGGGGCGGCCTCACCGGCAGCGCCCGAGCTGGTCGAAGCGGCGCGCTACAGAGACAGCATTGTCAGTAAGAAGTCAATTGACATTCAGCAATGTCGAGGCGCGATGCCGTGTCGTCCCTGGCGCCGGGGCGGTCGagtcgtcggtggtggtgatttCCCTCGGCAAACGGGTGGGAGGGAGCTGGGGGGCAGCCTCAGGCAATTCCGTGGCATCTGCGTACCTTGGAGATGGTGGTCGCGCCATTTCGCAGCCCATTGAGggcgcgcgtcgagcgcaAGCAGGACCTTGCCAGCATAATTCGCGAGCTATACTGTTGCCGCAAGGGGGGGGCCGCAATCACGATGGGGGACGGCGATTCGGACGAGGTTATGGCTCGAGGTCGGAGGGCGAAAAGGCTCTCTGGAGGTCACGGGCTTGCAGGCGAAAACTTCCGAAATCGAACCTCGCTGATTGGCTTCGGCTGCAGTCACGTGCACCTTGAGAGCGCAGGCCGCGACCTTTACCGCCGTGGCTGGTGTCGCAGATGGACAGCTCCGGCCAAGCCACACATCATTACCTTATGTAATCAGCCGAGAGACGGAGGGTTCGCGCCACACACCCGCAATATGCCGTTAAAGCCACAGACGCACCACACTCTTTGGGTCCCCTGTCTGGGTCAAATTTCGAGATAAAGACCTGAATGGAGTCGTTGCCCCGCCCCCACCATATAAACAGAGTCAACATCCCCCTTGTCGCCACAGCGGACATtttgctgccgtcgtccgtccctcCCTTCCTCGTCCCGGCCCTTGCATCACTTGAGGCTCTCCGCAGCTCACTTGCTCTGCTAAGCATCCTatcatcatggccgacaCCAAGAAGCTCTTCTCCCTCGAGGCCAGGGGCCTCAAACTagacaccgccgccgacgtcgaggcccacattgccgacctgcgcgccaacgacgtcgaggaggttCGACTGCTGGGCAACACGCTGGGCGTCGGGGCCTGCAAGCTCCTCGGTGAGGTGCTGGCTACCAAGAAGAACCTGAGGGTAAGAAGGGCTGCTCCGGAACGGACTCCGTAGACCATCATGATCATGAGCGCTAACCAAACACACGCAGGTCGCCAACCTCGCCGACATCTTCACCGGCCGACTGCTGTCCGAGATCCCCGAAGCCCTCTCTCACCTCCTCACCTCTATCCTCAACCTCCCGAAGCTCAACACCATCAATCTCAACGATAACGCATTCGGCCTTAACACGCaggcgccgctcgtcgctttcctcgccgcccacgtcccCTTGCAGCATCTCTACCTCAACAACAACGGTCTGGGCCCGCacgccggcatcctcgtcgccgacgccctgtcAGAGCTGCACTCCAAGAAGTCAGCCGTCCGCAAGGAAGGCAATGAGGTGCCAGACCTGGAGACGGTCATCTGCGGGCGCAATCGCCTAGAGAATGGCAGCATGACGGCATGGGCCAAGGCCTTCAGCCTGCACAACAAAGTCCAGGAGGTCAAGATGGTTCAAAACGGCATTCGCCAGGAGGGCATCTCGCACCTCATCAGTGAGGGCCTAAGCCACGCCACAGAGCTGAGAGTGCTCGATCTCCAGGATAACACTTTCACCCTCATGGGAGCAAAGGCTCTCGCCAAGGTGGCCCCCACATGGACGGTGATCCGGGAGCTCGGCGTTGGAGACTCGTTGTTGAGCGCAaagggcggcgtgctctTGGCCGATGCCTTGGCCCAAGGAAAGAATCAGAAGCTTGAGACCCTGCGCCTTCAGTACAACGACATCACGACTGCCGGCGTCAAGGGTCTCGCttccgccgccaaggacgccCTCCCGGCGCTCAGGAGAATCGAGCTCAACGGCAACAAGTTCTCGGAAGGGGATGAGTCCATTGTCATCCTGcaggagctcctcgacgagcgcaaggagaatctcgccggcgacgtcgttATCGAGGACGAGTGGGGTGTCGACAGCCTCAGCGATCTCGAAGAAGAGAGCGAGgccgaagaggaggaagaggaggaagaggaggttGAGCCCGAGGAGAGAGCTGAGAAGCTCATCAAGGAAGCTGAGGAGGCTCAAGAAGAGCCCGTCGTCCAGCTCAAGGACAAAGAGGTCGAGGAACTGGCCAAGAAGCTGGAGAAGACGGAGATTTAGTGTTCCACGAAGGATGGCTAGACCACATTGCACGATCAGAAAGACATTATATACATAGCTAGAGCGAACAGGGAATTGATACCCGTTGATGATCACGTTGCGGTCAAAATGGCCAACAGTATGAGTAAAATTGTACGCTCTCTATTGCACTGCATGTATCTTGTTTGTGGGCTACGACTCGTCGACGGTAAAGACAGCGTCTTCGAAGCAGGAGAGCCTCCGATAGGGGAATATGGAAGGGCATTACATACCTCTAGCTATCTTACTGTATCGCAGAACCAATCTCTAGACACTCTTGTTAGTCCACGCTGGCTGTTGGATGACGAGACTGGAGAGTGCGGTGAGGGGTGGAGGAAGAAGTGAACAGGCAAAAGACACATCCGCAGCGCCATCCCAACGTGAACAGAGCCTAAAGGCGACCTTGTTGCCTTCCAAAACAGCACATGCGCAGCATGCCCCCCCATTACGACCTCCACCCAGCCCATCCACCCGCCCAGTTCTGTCACGGCTATCTGGCTTGCTGGTGACTGCACCTATTCGTGCATGTTGAATTGTTCCAGGCGCTCCTTACATGACGTCCATCGCGTCCATGTCTCCCGCCACACGCGACTGCTCAAACGCGCCGTACTGTGTCGCCATGTCCAtctgttgctgctgtcgaaCGTAGTCTGGGCCGAGATAAACAGGGTCGGTGGCTGGTGTGTAGCTGGGGCCGGCCACGGTCGTCCCGAAATGGCTGTACACGCTCCTAGGCATGGTATCAACGATGTTGCGTTCAGTCTCCCGCCGCATAAGCTCCTGATAGCCCGAGACCATATAAGGCTCAGTGTCGCGAGCCTCGTGAGTCCATCGTCCATCGCCAGTCTGCACCGGAGTGCCGTCCAGGCTCATTGCTTGgtcctgctggtgctgttcgaggcgcaggcgagCGAACTGCTCTTCCTGTTCAAGAGTTGTGCTGTTCCATGCCAGTGAGTGGATATCCTCTGCTCTGCTTGGGGGACAGATTTTCCAGAGCTCAATAAGGCGGAGTTTCTGGGGCTCGTCGGCAATGCGAAAGAGCTGCACCTGTGCAGGCGTCAAACTAGCGACGTCTATACCAAAGCGGCGGAGTATCATTTCAAACGAATCCGCCCGACCCTGGGGGGGCTCTGACGATGGACGTTCGGCCAGaaccgacgacgtgctctGGTGCTCCGCGGCTTGCTCCGCGGCGACTGGTTTCGCGACATGAGCGGAGTGATGGTAGTGCTGTGAGATGGAGTAAACGATCGGTGGCGACTGGACTGGAAgagcgggctcgggctccTGCCGGGACGAGTCCTtagctgcggcggcacggaGCTCCGGGTTGAGGGTCAGATTGCGTGAGAACAGAGATGCAAGATCCTCGTGGACCTGCTGCGCGTTTTGCTgcatggctgctgccgtcgaACGGTCCCGGCGGCGCAAGTAACGTCTTCTGGCGGATGTCTTCCACGGCGAGACACTGGACAAGCGAAGCGACAACTGTTTCGGGCTTTCAGCGTGACACGACCACGAACTCGGAAATTCATGGGAACCATACCACCAACCTAAGATGGACTAACGCCGAACCTCTTTAGGGATATGGTGTTCCGAAATGCCAGTGTAAAGAAGATGCCACAAGGCCAGGACACTTGGTTTGGTAGAAGCAGCGAGAGCTGTTTGGTTGTGTCGGGCGTGTGCGCGAGTTGGGTATCAAGAAACGAGCAAGTGCCAGCGAGCGGCAGGGCAGCTGGCGGAGCAAACGAATATATTCAGTGATTCACTAAGCTACAGGCCAACGGGTTAAAAGCCAGACCGAGCCGTCGTTTGCGATGAGAGAAGCAGGAGCGaaaggggagaggggggaggcagAGCAGTCGAGGCTCACAGCAATATAAAGCAGATGGTGGTGTTTCGGCCCGCAGCGGTCTTGCAGAGCTGGTCCGCTGTGAGAGCCCCTTGCCTTGCAGCAGgcaggcgtcgtcggcccaggCTCACTTGTTGGCCGGGATGGAGGGGTTCGGTGGGCGGAGGACACGCCGTTGTGGGACCTGAAGCCAGGGTCGGGATCCAGGGTGGGGTGGACAGGCGGCGGACAACGGCCCAAAGTGCTGCTGCGTGAATGTCGGTGACGGTTGGTTCGGCGAAAGCAAGTAAGCGGTTGACACGGATACTGCACGTTGGAGAAGAACCAAGAGAGTCGAGCGAAAAGGGAGTGAGGCACGTAGCTATTGCCGTGAGTTTTTCGAAGAAATAGATGACGGGGCGATTATTTCAGGGAGTGGTGAGGCGGTcatggagggggagggatgggggagggatgggggACCCTGGCGGGAAGGAGGGACCAGCCCAGGCCGTGACGGAGGGGCAGGCGCCTGTGACGCAAGACACTTTGGGCCTCAACCGTCTACGTAGCGTAGGGACAACTAAAAACTCGCGCCAGACAGACCCGTGTGTGTGTCACGGGATGCACCTGCCTGGCGCGTGTGGCTTCGGGCCCTTGACTCAGATGGCATCAGACGACTTGCCGCTGGAATGATGACGTTTGTCTCGCCTCTTCATCACTCGTTCTACCATGTCGTGTCGTATCGTGTCTGTGCAGGATATTCAAGTCTCAACGGGTCCGCGCTCGGCCATggctcggcggccatgtccaGCGTGCGCGCTATAATCTTGTGTGGTGTCCGCACAATGTCCGTGTAAATGaagggcccccccccccttcctcccaATATCTGACATGTGTGTGCCATCCACGAGCTGTAAAGATGCACGCATGCCCCTCATTGAGCCCTGCAAGATCCTGCCGCCGTCTTTGTCCGGGCGCCCTCCATTATGCCGCCAGCAAAGTATTCGGTGGCAGCGCCCCTCCAGAAAGAAGTCGTCGCCCATCCGCTTCGCCCGTCTCGTCTGGCATCTGAAACCAGGTCGTGCCGGACAAGTCGCGACAGGGCACGCGCCGCGTTTGTGCACTCACCGCTCCCCGGCATCTGATGGGTTGCTTCGTAGATTAGCATCAGTCTAATAAACCTGAGCCTGGCTTGGATGGATGCCTTGGGTGCCGGTCACTGGAGATGAGATtggaaagggggaggggggccctCCTCCCAACCTGCCTGAGCCGTCTGTGGGCCACACACACATCTACATACCTTACGCACTGGCCGGCCATCTGTCCGACCGCCCGGACGTCGTCATGGGCTGTAATTGCATCACAACGGTCATTATCAATCCGTCCAGACAGCTGAACGCGACACCAGGCACAC belongs to Purpureocillium takamizusanense chromosome 1, complete sequence and includes:
- a CDS encoding uncharacterized protein (EggNog:ENOG503P2U3), with product MQQNAQQVHEDLASLFSRNLTLNPELRAAAAKDSSRQEPEPALPVQSPPIVYSISQHYHHSAHVAKPVAAEQAAEHQSTSSVLAERPSSEPPQGRADSFEMILRRFGIDVASLTPAQVQLFRIADEPQKLRLIELWKICPPSRAEDIHSLAWNSTTLEQEEQFARLRLEQHQQDQAMSLDGTPVQTGDGRWTHEARDTEPYMVSGYQELMRRETERNIVDTMPRSVYSHFGTTVAGPSYTPATDPVYLGPDYVRQQQQMDMATQYGAFEQSRVAGDMDAMDVM
- the CYT1 gene encoding cytochrome c1 (COG:C~EggNog:ENOG503NVYB~TransMembrane:1 (o279-297i)) — its product is MLARSCLRSTRALNGLRNGATTISKRAASTSSGAAGEAAPARLNFAAIASTTVAAGSLAWYYHLYGPVAHAATPAEEGLHATHYPWVHQQWFKTFDHQALRRGFQVYREVCASCHSLDRIPYRSLVGTVLTVDEAKAMAEENEYPGEPDEQGEIQMRPGKLADYIPAPYKNEEAARFANNGALPPDLSLIVKGRHGGCDYIFSLLTGYPEEPPAGAQVAPGMNFNPYFPGTGIGMARVLYDGLVEYEDGTPASTSQMAKDVVEFLNWAAEPEMDDRKKMGMKVLVVSSVLWAISVYVKRHKWAWLKSRKLAYDPPAETKVRR
- the rna1 gene encoding Ran GAP Rna1 (COG:A~COG:T~COG:Y~EggNog:ENOG503NW7Q~BUSCO:EOG09260KNI), whose translation is MADTKKLFSLEARGLKLDTAADVEAHIADLRANDVEEVRLLGNTLGVGACKLLGEVLATKKNLRVANLADIFTGRLLSEIPEALSHLLTSILNLPKLNTINLNDNAFGLNTQAPLVAFLAAHVPLQHLYLNNNGLGPHAGILVADALSELHSKKSAVRKEGNEVPDLETVICGRNRLENGSMTAWAKAFSLHNKVQEVKMVQNGIRQEGISHLISEGLSHATELRVLDLQDNTFTLMGAKALAKVAPTWTVIRELGVGDSLLSAKGGVLLADALAQGKNQKLETLRLQYNDITTAGVKGLASAAKDALPALRRIELNGNKFSEGDESIVILQELLDERKENLAGDVVIEDEWGVDSLSDLEEESEAEEEEEEEEEVEPEERAEKLIKEAEEAQEEPVVQLKDKEVEELAKKLEKTEI
- a CDS encoding uncharacterized protein (EggNog:ENOG503P71U), encoding MPFVGSRDDDSLHLSHKRRREEGDGGMYRLYDAEKQAPDIYLLNHPEEDLSPRKIMPLAKRARISAADEDENEEEVVHYLHDHSAATVPLAHRRRPSPPHRILQDQRSLGNKTPSIHSQQQQQLLLLPARLAATGGAALLSPCHICHRRPTKKSDLDSFAECLGCGERTCFVCIRECPGWNAGEEEEGAASVLSEQEVLSRSFHMDDVDDMNRDGSAEPERPREIRDGGKGWDACGHRAVVCSRCCVERGREGEVVCLGCLSGMPGA